GTCATTTGCACGATGATCACGCTCCTTGTACTATGTAATGCGTGCGTATATACACGTATCGCGTACTTCCTTTCCGTCTACGGAGAGTGCTTCATTTCGCAGAATACCTTCCAGTGTAAAGCCCAGCCTTTCGGCAATGGCGCGGCTTTTTACATTTGGAGCGTCGCAGCGGATTTCCACTCTGCGGGCATGCAGTGTATCAAAAGCAAACGCAGTAATCCCCTCCACTGCTTCTGTCATGTATCCTTGTCCGCTGTAACGGGAATCGATCCAATACCCAATTTCGAATTTTGGAATGTTCCAGTTAATCCGGTGCAGTCCCGAGGAGGCGATAAACTCGCCTGTATCCTTGCGAAATACAAGCAGTCGCAACTCTTCTCGCTTCAGAAAGTTGGCGTGAGATTCTCTGATATTTGCTTCAACATCCTGCTCAGAGGGTTTCTGCTGCAGAAATATCATCCAGGGCGTTAGATCATCTATGGATGCCTGGATAGCCTCATATACCGCTTTCCCATCCCCTGGCTTTGGCATGCGAATCAGCAATCGTTCGGTATAAAACTCTGTGGGGAAATCAAGCAATAATGGATTCAATATCTTCCTCTCCTGTCCTCTTTTATATGAATTGTTTCTAAGATAATGTCTGAAAGAGAAAGGCCGCTTCTTGTGCATACCGATTTCAGTCTATAAGCGCAGAAGAGAGTATGTATTAGGCTTCATAAAAGTAGGCACAAATCTTCCATCTGCAATCAGCTCGGATTGGGCGTATCCTTTTGCTGCTGTAGCGAGCGATAAAAAATCAGAAAAAAGAACACAGTACGTGATGACAATACGCATAATTTGCACTTCTTTCCATCGTATCGCCACATTCTTTTATTAGTATACTGTAATTTTTTGCCTGATTATAGTCGGATTTTCATTTCAGTGTTGCCAAATGCTGATATAGGGAGGATTTGGTTGGCGATTCATGGATAAGGGCGTTATACTAAAGAAAATAAAAAAGGAAAGGATGCGAAAGATGGCAGGTACTCATGTATTTACCAAAAAAGAAGAGTTGGCCAATGCGATTATTCATGGAATTGGCGCGGTATTAAGCGTGGCGGCGCTTGTTGCGCTCATTGTTACCGCCAGCGCGTCCGGTACCGTATGGCATATTACCAGCTTTACCATATACGGTGTAACCATGCTTCTGTTATATGTCTCTTCAACATTGGTGCACAGCTTTCCCGAAGGGCGTGCTAAAGATGTTTTTGAGATTTGCGATCATGCGGCCATTTATTTGTTTATTGCAGGTACGTATACGCCGCTTTTGTTTTTGGTCGTAAAAGGCGCACTCGGCTGGACGCTGTTTGGGATTGTCTGGGGCATCGCGCTTGCAGGTATCGTGTTTAAGCTGTTTTTTACGAAGCGGTTTCTGTATATGTCTACCGTACTCTACATTGTAATGGGCTGGCTGATTGTGTTTGCATGGAAGCCGCTGGTGACGGGGTTGGCTTTTGAAGGGGTAGTACTCTTGGTAACAGGCGGCATATTGTACACGATCGGTGCGGTATTTTATGTATGGCGCGGCTTTTTGTTTCATCATGCGGTGTGGCATCTGTTCGTATTGGCAGGATCGATCGTTCATTTCTTCGGTGTCATCCTGTATTTATTGCCATAACGACGTAACATCGAACTCCTATCAGAGAAAGATACGCTGGTAGGAGTTTGTTTTTGGAGGGACATGTGATGGGGTATGTATTCGTGGGGATTGGCGGCATGCTTGGCGCTGTGCTGCGCTATATGCTGGGGATATGGATTGGTGCACAGACAGGCAGTGCTTTTCCCTACCCTACCCTGCTTATTAATCTGGTCGGGTGCTTTATCTTAGCTTTTTTCTATACCATAACAGTATCGCGGCTGCCTGTGCATCCTCATTTTCGCACCGCATTTGGCAGCGGCTTCATCGGTTCATTTACGACATTCTCTACCTTTAGCTATGAGACGTTTGCGCTTCTTCATGCCAGACGATATGAAATAGCTATTATCTATGCTGTAATCAGCGTCGCAGGCGGCTATATCCTTGCGTATTTTGGCGCAAGGCTCGGGCTGATTAAGCGTCTATCGAAGACTAGGGAAAGGAAGGATGGCTAATGGTGATCGTCTGGGTAGCACTTGGCGGTTTTTTTGGAGCGATAAGCCGTTATGCTGCGGTGCAGTGGATTGATCGGCGTATGCATTCCGCGTTTCCATACGGGACCATGACCGTGAATCTTCTCGGTTCGTTTCTGTTGGGTCTGCTGTATGGATGGGATGTGGACCGGCAGCTTACCCTGCTGCTTGGCGCGGGTTTTCTTGGCTCGTTTACGACGTTTTCCACATTTGCGTATGAAACTGTGCAGCTGCAAGAAAAAGGAAAACGGAAAGAGATTGTTGTATACATAAGCATAAGCGTATTGCTTGGCATCTTGGCTGCTGCACTTGGTTTATGGATCGCCTTGATGGTGATTGTGGCTGCATCATAATTGAAATATAGGATAGAGAAAGGATGATAAAAATGAGTATACATCCGAACGTGGCGGAAGCTGCCTCTCTTCTTGGAGAAGCATCGCGGGCAGCCATCCTCATAAGTTTATTGGACGGGCGTTTTCATACAGCCGGTGAATTAGCTTTTATGGCTGCGATTACCCCGCAAACAGCCAGCTTTCACCTTTCTAGATTAATAGAAGGTAACCTTGTTCGTGTTGAAAAACACGGACGTCATCGCTATTATCAATTGGCTAATGAAGAGGTTGCGCGCATACTAGAATCGCTTCTTGCTATTTCTCCACCTCCCGACGTGCGATCGTTAAAGCAATCCGGTCAAGTAAAGCTGCTTCGGGAAGCCAGAACTTGTTATGACCATTTAGCAGGGAAATTAGGCGTCGATATCGCTGAATCGATGCTGAAGGCTGGTTATTTGGAGAAAGAAGAAAGAGAGTTTGTGGTTACGCCTAAAGGGGAAGCGTTTTTAGCTGATTTCGGCATTGATATAAGTGAATTAAAGCGAAAACGCCGTTCATTTTCTCACGCATGTCTGGACTGGAGCGAGCGTCATTATCATCTTGCTGGTGCTCTAGGACATGGACTCATGATCCGCTTTTTGGAATTGGGCTGGATCGTTCAAGTCCCGTCTATTCGCGCTATAAAAGTTACAGATAAAGGAAAAGAAGGATTTGCACAATTATTTGCTATAGCGATGTAATATAAGTGCAGAGAAAAACCCCTCCTTGGTAGACAGAACGCGCTTCTTCTTTCTGCATACGATGAGGGGTTCTCTCATTCATTTATAACGTGTTTTTAACCAGCTCGTTTTTCTGCTGAAAATTACTATTTACAAGATAGATGCCCATAATGATAAACAAGCCGCCAACGATGAGCGAAGGGGATAGCGGCTCCCCTAATAGTATCCAACCGGTTACTACACCGAAGAACGGAGCCAAAAATAAAAAGGCGCTGGTTTTTCCAGGATCACTCTTTTGTAGGAGATAATACCAAACGGCAAACTGAACGATGGAAGACATGATGCTTAACCATAACAAAATAAGTAATGAATTGCTGGTCAGAATGAAAAATGATGTTTCAAGAGTAAAGCTGCCAAGCAAAAGTAAGATTCCGCCAAAAAGCATCTGATAGGCTGATAGAACCCATGTATCAAAGAGTGCACTCCATTTTTTAGCCAGTAATGTAGAGATGGCCCAAAAAACAGCAGAAAGAATTCCGAAAAGAATGCCAATCCTATATTCAATTTGCGCTCCCATCGTAATGACTACCCCTACAATTCCAGATAGAACACCGACCCATTGATAAAGCTTGTAGCGTGCATGAGAAAAAATGGTGGCGAATACAACAACCAGTAACGGATTGGTGAAGGTAAGAATGGAAGATTCACTGGCTGTAATCGTTCGTAAACTCAAGAAAATACACCCCATAACACCGGCTGTTTGGAAAGCGCCAATGATAAGAATCCGGACCCAGTGTTCTTTCGTAGTTGGATGCGGCCGTTTTAAAGCCATAACGAGTACCGCCATGATGACTCCGGCAAGGATGAAGCGTACTGCCGCTAACAGTAAGGGGGATGAATAAGGCAACCCCATTTTCACGACGGCGAAAGAAGAACCCATTAAAAACGTTGTCAGAAGCACTAACGATATAAATTTGAACGTATTCATTTTCAAACTCCCCACATAGTATAATGACCAATCTATAGCCATTATAAATGCTGAATACTTCAACTCTAATCGAAATATGGAATGCATACAAAAGATGGCTCTATTCTTCCCCGTATAGTGAAGCTATCCCAAAAAGGGAACGACAACCAACAGGGCCGCCGAGCAAAGAACAAGGAAAAGCGACATGCGCGGCGGCAACTTTTTTCTCCCCTTTCCGACGTACCAGCCGGAGAATTGCAGCATATTCCGATACAGAACAAGCAATAGCAATAAAATCGAAATGCCAATCAGCCACGAATACTCATTATGGCTCAAGTCCACTCCCACTGCTGTATACATTGATTTGAGCACCGTTCCTAGCAATCCGCCTAAAAGCAAAAGCAGCACAAGTACCCTGATCAGCTCGAGTAAAAATCTCATTCCTTTATATCCCACCTATCATTCATGCCAACATATAGGGTTGTTAGTTATGATCCAACAGCAGTTCATAGAAGAATACATCCTGCCATGTGCCGAACTTATGGCCGACCTCTTTGAAGTGACCGACAAGCGTGAAGCCGAATCCCTCATGCAGCTTTACGCTTGTCTCGTTGCCACCTGTAATCCCGGCGATGATCGCATGATACTTGTGTTCTTTTGCGCGTACAAGCAGTTCTTTTACGAGAGCTTTACCGATGCCCTGCCCCTGGTAAGCGGCATCAATATATACCGACAGTTCGGCCGTTTGAGCATACGCAGGTTTGGTTCGGAACGGGGAGAGACAACTGTATCCGATGACGCGGTCATGCATTTGGGCAACCAGCAGCGGATGCCTGCCTCCGTAATGGGAAAACCATTCCATACGCTGCGTAAGCGTCAGCTCTTCGATATCAAAGGTGGCGTTCGACGTACGAATGGCATGATTGTAGATCGAAAGCATGGCTGCGACATCGTTTCGCTGTGCCTCCCGAATCTCGACCATATTGCTCCCCTCCCCTTTCTTACGCCCAGTTTCCGTGGCGGAAAATCGGTTCTCTCGTTCCGTCCGCCATCTCTCCATCAATATTCATCTCAGCAGAGCCTACCATAAAATCAACGTGTGTCAGGCTCGTATTCAGACCATTCTGTTCAATTTCTTCTTTGCTCATCGTTTTTCCGCCTTCAAGACAAAATGCATAGGCATTGCCAATCGCTAAATGATTGGACGCATTCTCATCAAACAGCGTGTTATAGAAGATAAGGTTCGCATTTGAAATGGGCGAATTGTGCGGGACAAGCGCTACCTCACCTAGATAATGCGAGCCTTCATCGGTATCAATCAGCTGCTTGAGCGTTTCATATCCAGTTTCAGCTTTGATATCAACGATTCGTCCTTTTTCGAAGGTAAGTGAGAAATTCTCAATCAGATTACCACCGTAGTTAAGCGGCTTCGTGCTTGCGACAGTTCCGTTTACCCCTTCCTTTAAAGGGACAGTAAATACTTCTTCGGTTGGGATGTTGGCGATAAATGGCACGTCCTTCTCGCTTACAGACCCGCCTCCGACCCAGAGATGGTTCGGCGGCAGTTCAATGGTTAGATCAGTACCCGGCGCTTGATAGTGAAGATACTTATACTTTTTCTTATTAAGAAGGGTCACTTTCTCATCAAGCTTCGCATTGTGTTCGCGCCATGCTTGAACCGGGTCTTCAAGATCGGCACGGACCGCACGGAAGATCGCTTCCCACAGCGCATCCACTTGCTCATTCTCCGGTTTATCTGTGAACACTTTGGCCGCCCATTCGCTTGATGGGACAGCGACAATGCTCCAGCTTACTTTGTCGGCGGAAACATAGCGACGGAATGTATCCATTGCTTGCCCCGATGCTTTGGCTGCGTCAGCGATTCGCTTCGGTTCAATACCTTTTAAAAGCTCTGGATTAGAAGAGATAATGTGAAGGAAGCAGGCACCGTCTTCCGCCATCTCCTCAAACCCTTTGGCACGCCAGAGTGGATATTCGCTGAATGCTTCATCGGGTGCCAACTCATATTTAATTCGGGTGCTCACTTCATCGTTCCATTCAATGTGAACATTTTTGGCCCCGGCTTCATATGCTTTTTTGACCACCATGCGCGCAAACTCTATAGCGTTAATCGGTGCTTGCAGCACCATTGTTTGTCCAGGCTGCACATTGACGCCAACTCGTACAGCCAACTCGGCGTATTTGTCTAATTTTTGCTCGAATGTAAACATCAATAAATTCCTCCTTTTGGGGCTAGCGATAAGTTAACTATAAAAAAACGTATGACTATAGTAAACTTCAAATTCCATAATTAGGGTGCCCGAATGTGTAGCTTGGAATAACATGGTTTTGTCGTAAAGAAATAATACTCTCTTCATAATTTGATCATGATTTCAAAAAGATTACAAGGTAGCATACATATTGGGAGAACACCCCATTATCTACTTCACAAGAGGGATTTACATAAAGAACAGAATCACATAAAGGAATGCAAGACAGACAGAGGATGACGCATATGAAGCACCGCATTATGAACAGCAGATGATAGACGATGAGGATATGGATTTCTAAGCAATGACCCTATCTTAACGAACATAACCGCATCCAAGAGCCCCCGCTCTTTTTATATATTTCCCCCGGTCTATAATGATAGAACCGGGGGTTTGTGCTTGCTATTGGTACAATTTTGGCCTTCGTTCTGTGAGATAGTCATATACTTCTTTGCTTTTATGGATGTCTGCAAGTGAGAATTGGATGGTTTTGATCTCTCGTGCGTCTTCTTCGCTCCTACATTCTAGCAGGATATCTCCTTGTGGACCTACAATCATACTTCCGCCGCGATACACAAAAGATCGATGGGTACCGACCCGGTTGCAGTATGCGACGAACAGTTGATTTTCTAGGGCGCGGGCAATGGTAAAAATCCGGTGCGGATATTCATACGGGGACATGTTGGCGCTGGGTACGAAGAGAATCTGTACACCTTGTGCTGCCAGCGTGCGCGCCGCTTCAGGAAATTCGATATCAAAGCACACAAGAATCCCCATCCGTACGCCGTCAACATCCACTGTAATGAATGTGCTACCAGGCGCCGTTACCTTTTTCTCTCCCGCAAACAAATGGATTTTTCGATAGTAGGCAAGCGGTGTAGCGTCCCGATGCATAAAGCATGTCGTATTATATACGCATCCGTCCGCTCCTAACTCGGGAAACGAGTAGATGAGATGGAGCGGATAATCTGCAAGCTTGGCTTGAAGTCGAGCTGTACTTTTACCGTTGCGCGGCTCGGCAAGCGTCCGCAGTTCGTCTTTACGTACAAATCCGGTGAGGATAATTTCTGGCAGGACGAGAATATCTGCTCCCTGCGCATAGGCTTCTTCAATGGCCTGCTCGATTTCTTGCAGATTCGTCTCCTTCTCTCCCTCAACACACGGTATTTGTGCTAGTGCAATAGACCATGTTTGTTTCACTCTTCTATCCCTCCCTATATCAAAAGCTGTCTTCATTATAATAAGAAACCACCCGAAAATCTTCCGGGTGGTTAGTACGTGTGTGTTTATGCTTTTCTTTCTATGAATACGGCTGCTGATTTGTAATGGTATACGGATTTTCTTTTAGCAGTGCCAATCTGCGCTCGGTCGTCACCGAATGAGGAGTAAGTGCGGCAAGACCTACCAGCAGCAGAATCACTGTAATGCCAGATAGAATCATGGTCTGCCCTCCTTATTAGGGAATGTACTCCTTTATTACCCATTTTTACCTTTTGAAAAACAAATCTTCCCTATTCATTGGTGTTGTATGCTATCTCTCATGTATTAGATGAATTTGCACGGCGTCGAACTTTTATCAGCACAACAATTAATACGATCAAACAAAGAGCTGCCGTAAGAATATGCGGCTTATAGTGGTGCAGATAATACTCGACAATCGTCCATTTTGCTCCCAGCTTCCAGCCCAGCGTAATGAAGATGAATACCCAAAAGAGGCCGCCAGGGTACGCATATAGCGCAAATTTACGAAACGATAGTCTAGACATGCCTGCTAGATATGGAGTTAAATGGCGCGCCCCTGGAATGAAGTAACCGATTACAAGGAGGAAGGCGCCAAATCTGCGAAAGAGCCGCTGGGTATAGCGGATTTTTCGTTTGGTTATACCGAATTTCGGGCCGAACTTTCTGAGGAACGGAAGGCCAAGTCTTCTTCCCAGCGTATAGTTGATTGTCATGCCGACCATGGAACCGAAGCATGCACAGGAAAAGGCAAGTCCATACTTCATACTTCCTTTTGCAACAGTATATCCGACGAACATCATTAAGATTTCATCCGGGATCGGCAGACCAACGATCCCACCGATCATTGCCACCACGATTCCGATATAACCGTAGTGACCAAGTAACTCACTGAGTTGTTGTTCCATACCATCCCCGCTTTTCTCACCGTAACGACTATCTATATTACATTCTCAACCATAAGAGTACCATAAGGAACAGGCCAAAATCCAACTTTTTAGCTAAAATCCCTTCCTTTTACAAATGTAACGATATCCTTACATTGACGGGTCATGCCACAAGACGTATCGTAGAAGGAAAAAGGAGAATACCAATGATCTCCAACTTCTATATTCTTGGCAGTACAGCAAAAAGACCGGCAAGTCAGCGTACAATCTTTACGGATGGAGCCCCTGATGCTACGTTTCGTCCGGGTGTGGACATGGAGCTGAGCCATTGGATTCCAAACGATACACCTACCCAATATAAGGCTGATACATCGACAGAAATTTGTATGCGCTTTGCTGAAAGCAATACTTCAAAGGGCTGGGATCTTGCGATTAACAACCATTTGGATGTAGATGGCGTTTTGGCAGTGTTCACGCTAGTTCACAGTCAGATTGCCTTGACCCACCGTCAGACGGTGATTCAGGCGGCGGAGATAGGCGATTTTTCGGGTTGGGGCGAAGAATCTGCACAGATTTTATTTCAGGGATTAACGATCTTAATGAATGATCTGAAAGCGAGCGGAGAGGATACGCAGCGTATTTATGAGGCGTGCTTTATACGTGCTCAGGAACTGCTCGCAGGAAAAGAGATCGAGGAGCCGCGTATTCAGGCTGGGCTTCGAGCGCTTCATGATTCGATCAACCGGATCGCGTCGGGGTGTATTGAGCGGCAGGAGTTGCACAGCCGTTTCGTTCATTACCATATTCCGGCCGATTTGACAGTGGTATCTCTTGCAAAGACAGTCGAGGTACCTGCGTTCAATGCGGAAGTGCAGGACAATATGTGGCTGCATCCCCAGGCACGCAATCGACTTGATCGTGAGAAAGTTCATCTCGTATCAGCGCAGGTACAAGAAGGATGGTATTACGACGTCTGGTATCCAGGCTATATGTGGGCTGATACTCCGAATTCATGGCGTGCTCCTGGCTTTGCCTTTAACGGCAGTACGAATGGATATCGCTATGCATATGCGCCGCTTGAAGATGCGGTACGTACCCTGCAAGCAGAGGAAACAGCGGATGGTATCTGGACGTTGGCACAGGAGCTATCGCCTTTTTCTAGTGTTGCGGGCCGGAATTTTCCCATTGTCCTCTCCTTTCTTACTAGCAAGAATGAGCCTGTCGCCAGCAAGCTTGCACCGGATCGGGTAGCATCTGTTCTTGCGGCGGCTTTTGCATAAATGATTACATAGAAGAAGCCCCAGAAATCACTTCCAGGGCTTCTCTTTTGTTAGGCTACTTCGAAGTAGTTGTAGTTTGCGGTGGAAATGTAAAGATGAACTGTCGGCCATCGTGTGCAATGGCTTCTACTTGAATTGTCGTTTCATCTAAGGCGCGCATCTGATCACCAGATACGAGATACCGTCCTTCATCGAGTGTAAAGGCGCGGTTTACTACATTGTATTCCGGCGGCTTGATAAATCGTACATAGACATCCTTCCATGCCGGTGCATGATCAAAGCGGATGTTGACGTCGTTAAAACCAGCAATGAACGGTGATACGGCAATATGGGCTGTAACCCCCTGCTGCGTCGCTTCCATCGGTGCCTTGTTCGTAGCAGATGTAAGCGGGATAAAGTTAATCAAAGCCGCAGCGACCAATAAGATGATCGAGCCCAGCCACACTTCCCATTTCGTACGCCGTGCAAACCAGCTTGTCCCTTTTTCTTTTCGTTGCTTTAGATAACGCATCTGCAAATATCCGAGTACCACAACAAGGAGGGTAAGCCCTGCTTTTACAAGCACAGAAGCGCCCCAGATGCTGTTGATGAAATCATTCCATGAAGGTGCATAATCGATGGTCATAGCGATACCTGTGAGAATAATTACACCCATACTGATCAATGCCCAGCGCGAGAATATGCTTCCCTTCTCCTTGAACCATTCCTGCCTGCCTTCTTTTGGAGCAAGCACCAGCATTGCAAACAGACCGCCGAACCATATGGACAGCGCCAGCAGATGGAAGGTATCTAAAATGATGCCGAGTGATCCGCCGTATTCGGCTGAATAGGAGTGTCCGACCAAAGCGTTAAGTGCCAGCGCGCCTCCTAAGAACGGCAGTGTCCATCGTGTAAATGTAATGGCAAAGATCAGCGTGAAGATAAAGGATTGTACTAAGGGTACCCAACCGATACGCAGCCCGGCAAGCTCTGCAAGCGAGATCTCCGGCAGTGCTGCTTTTCGTACAAAGAACAGCGCAATCGTAGCAGCCGCTGTTAGAAAATAAATCGGAATTTGCCAATACTGCCAGCGCTTATGGATATCTTTGCGCCATGCGATGGATTGGACGAAGAGCGTGCCGCCGAATGATACAGCCATGCCAAAGAATGCAATCCAGTTTGGCAGCGTCTCCATACTTAACTCGTTAAGAAAGCCGGCTCCCCCGCTCTTTGGCGGCGGAGACAGTGTCTGAACAGCAAAGTAAATCTGGCCTGTCAACTTGGTATCAAAGGATGCCTCTTCGGGCTTGGCCACCCACTCTACACCGTATGTTCCCGGAAGAAGATCACGGACCGGAGTCAGAATAATTTGGCGCCGATCATTCGGATTGACTTTAATTTTTCCGTTACTGTATTCCTTGTTCCGGTTATCAAAAATAGAGGCATACTCAATTTCAAGCGGTTCTTTAAAGGTGAGCCGTATTTCCTTTGGTGAAGCGGACAGCAGCGCTCCATCCTTTGGCGTTGATTCAGTCAGCACGCTTGATTGTGCATTTGCAAGAGCGGTGGCTGAGGTCGGGGAGAAGGCGAATGCCACAGCACTTACTACAAGCAAGCAAATGAATAATACCGTACGAATCTGTTTTTTTACTGCAACCATAACTCTCTCCTTACCTACACAGTTGTTTCTATGTACGTTCAATTAAACAATATAACGACATTGTTTATGCCACTTACTAGTATAAAGTGAAATTGTGTGCAATATGTGTGGAATTTTCGAAGTCCTTCTGACAAATTTGCGAACAAACAAAAAGAGCCGGACTGGCTCTTTTCTGTGATGAGGGACATCGCGTTATTCCTAGATGATTTTTTATGGAGCGCTGCCGATGACGCATACCGAATTCACAGGCGACATTTCGCGGATATTCATAGTAATATTCGTATACCCAGCCTGCTCAAGATAGCGGACAAACGTATGTCCTTCTGTCTCTGCGGTCTCGTCGGTTGCTCCTTCGTCGTGTGATTGAAGCACAATGGCGATTTTTCCTCCGGGCTTGAGGTATTCGCGCAGCTCTGCTACTCGTTCGGCTGGCTGTTCCCATAAAGGTAGTGAGTTAATCGTCAAAATTTTATCAAACGGCTGGCGATAATCCGGCAGGTTCTTCACATCCGCAGTAGTAAGTGCCACCCTTCCTTCTTCGATCGCGTCTTCGTTTCGCTTCTTTGCTTGATCAAGCATTGTGTCAGATACATCGACACCTGCAACGAATCCCTCTTCTGCAATTTTGCTCATCTTCTTAATGGCAATACCCGGTCCAAAACCGATCTCAAGTATGCGGTCATCTTCTTCGATATGTAAAAGCGAGATCGCCCAGTCGTTTAATTCCTTATTTTCAAAGGCCATGATCATACCTGCAACGTTACCGAGCACTCCTTCTGGTCGTTCAAATTGTTTAAACCACGTTTCTAAAATATTGGCCATGTGTATGCTCGCTCCTTCGCTTATATGATATCTCTTTTTGCAATGCTGCTATTTTCTTATTATGCCTTTTTCCTGATTTTGAAACATAAAAAACAAAATGCGCTGACAGCGTAACGGCTGGCAGCGCAAGAAAGCACAGACTTGTGTATAGTATAGTTCAATGCAACGCTTATGATAGATGATTGACTACATCCCGGTAGGTAATCTCGATGTCACCCCAAAGAGAAGCGTTTTCCTTGATATCTATGTCAAGTTCTTCATAGATTTCAAGCAGCATGCTGCACAACTGATACTTACGATGGCGGTCCGTCTCGCCTTTGATATGCAAAAGCAGACGCTTCGCTTCCTCGCGCATCAGATGATGAAAATCTTCACCCATCGGTATCTCCATATTATCCACTCCTGTTTTTCTTCTTTTTCTCTAAAAAGTACATACACAAAACTGAATTGACAAAAAACAGACAATCTTCTTGTTTTTCATTGTACTACTATAAAGAAGAAAAAGTAAATACTGTTATATAACTGTATGTGCCTTTTCGAAAAATCAGTAGGGTTTTAGTGCTTCTAACTGCTTCTCAAAGCCAGCTCGCCAGCTAGCTGATAATTCACGTACAGCAAGTAGGGTTTGCAGTGCCTGCACATTGCTTATATCATGATACTTACACTGGTTGGCAAAGGTGACGGATACACCGGCCGGATGCCGCTCGATAAGATGGAGAGGTGAATCCGGCGCTACCCATCCCTCCTTAAGCACCCGAAAATAAAAACCGGTATAGCCTGTGCGCTGAATACGCAGGGTAAAATCCGGTACATTATACCGAGCCGCTACTTTAAAACACGGTCTGCGCGGTTGGCTGATTTGTATGAAGGCCTCGCCGAAGCAAAAGATATCGCCAATACACACCTCATCTTCAGACAGCCCCTTCGTTGTTAAATTCTCGCCAAAAGCCCCATAGGAGAGCGTTTGACCAATATCTTTCTCCCAGTATGAATAGTGTTCATGCGGATAGGCACACAGCGCTTTGTCCACGCCTCCATGATGAACAAGGTCCGCTTGCCCATCTCCGTCCAAATTCAGCGTAGACAGATAGATACGTCCTTGAACTGGGTCTTTGTGGATACCTGTTTCAATTTCACGCCCCTGATACGTTTGTGTTTTGGGTTTTCCAATATTGAGTGCTATAAGTCCACTTGACATCGTACTCTTCCCCCTTTTTATGTTAACTAGATAGGAAAATACCGCGAATTCATTGAATGCGCGGTATTTGGCTGCTCCTCTTATTTTAGTCGTCGTTTGCGTTATATGTAAATCCGATAGACGACAGTGCCTGCTGTAGATTGGCATATGTATCGG
This is a stretch of genomic DNA from Aneurinibacillus sp. REN35. It encodes these proteins:
- a CDS encoding carbon-nitrogen hydrolase family protein → MKQTWSIALAQIPCVEGEKETNLQEIEQAIEEAYAQGADILVLPEIILTGFVRKDELRTLAEPRNGKSTARLQAKLADYPLHLIYSFPELGADGCVYNTTCFMHRDATPLAYYRKIHLFAGEKKVTAPGSTFITVDVDGVRMGILVCFDIEFPEAARTLAAQGVQILFVPSANMSPYEYPHRIFTIARALENQLFVAYCNRVGTHRSFVYRGGSMIVGPQGDILLECRSEEDAREIKTIQFSLADIHKSKEVYDYLTERRPKLYQ
- a CDS encoding DedA family protein, which gives rise to MEQQLSELLGHYGYIGIVVAMIGGIVGLPIPDEILMMFVGYTVAKGSMKYGLAFSCACFGSMVGMTINYTLGRRLGLPFLRKFGPKFGITKRKIRYTQRLFRRFGAFLLVIGYFIPGARHLTPYLAGMSRLSFRKFALYAYPGGLFWVFIFITLGWKLGAKWTIVEYYLHHYKPHILTAALCLIVLIVVLIKVRRRANSSNT
- a CDS encoding DUF6687 family protein, yielding MISNFYILGSTAKRPASQRTIFTDGAPDATFRPGVDMELSHWIPNDTPTQYKADTSTEICMRFAESNTSKGWDLAINNHLDVDGVLAVFTLVHSQIALTHRQTVIQAAEIGDFSGWGEESAQILFQGLTILMNDLKASGEDTQRIYEACFIRAQELLAGKEIEEPRIQAGLRALHDSINRIASGCIERQELHSRFVHYHIPADLTVVSLAKTVEVPAFNAEVQDNMWLHPQARNRLDREKVHLVSAQVQEGWYYDVWYPGYMWADTPNSWRAPGFAFNGSTNGYRYAYAPLEDAVRTLQAEETADGIWTLAQELSPFSSVAGRNFPIVLSFLTSKNEPVASKLAPDRVASVLAAAFA
- a CDS encoding copper resistance CopC/CopD family protein, whose translation is MVAVKKQIRTVLFICLLVVSAVAFAFSPTSATALANAQSSVLTESTPKDGALLSASPKEIRLTFKEPLEIEYASIFDNRNKEYSNGKIKVNPNDRRQIILTPVRDLLPGTYGVEWVAKPEEASFDTKLTGQIYFAVQTLSPPPKSGGAGFLNELSMETLPNWIAFFGMAVSFGGTLFVQSIAWRKDIHKRWQYWQIPIYFLTAAATIALFFVRKAALPEISLAELAGLRIGWVPLVQSFIFTLIFAITFTRWTLPFLGGALALNALVGHSYSAEYGGSLGIILDTFHLLALSIWFGGLFAMLVLAPKEGRQEWFKEKGSIFSRWALISMGVIILTGIAMTIDYAPSWNDFINSIWGASVLVKAGLTLLVVVLGYLQMRYLKQRKEKGTSWFARRTKWEVWLGSIILLVAAALINFIPLTSATNKAPMEATQQGVTAHIAVSPFIAGFNDVNIRFDHAPAWKDVYVRFIKPPEYNVVNRAFTLDEGRYLVSGDQMRALDETTIQVEAIAHDGRQFIFTFPPQTTTTSK
- a CDS encoding class I SAM-dependent methyltransferase, producing MANILETWFKQFERPEGVLGNVAGMIMAFENKELNDWAISLLHIEEDDRILEIGFGPGIAIKKMSKIAEEGFVAGVDVSDTMLDQAKKRNEDAIEEGRVALTTADVKNLPDYRQPFDKILTINSLPLWEQPAERVAELREYLKPGGKIAIVLQSHDEGATDETAETEGHTFVRYLEQAGYTNITMNIREMSPVNSVCVIGSAP
- a CDS encoding MOSC domain-containing protein, whose translation is MSSGLIALNIGKPKTQTYQGREIETGIHKDPVQGRIYLSTLNLDGDGQADLVHHGGVDKALCAYPHEHYSYWEKDIGQTLSYGAFGENLTTKGLSEDEVCIGDIFCFGEAFIQISQPRRPCFKVAARYNVPDFTLRIQRTGYTGFYFRVLKEGWVAPDSPLHLIERHPAGVSVTFANQCKYHDISNVQALQTLLAVRELSASWRAGFEKQLEALKPY